A region from the Manihot esculenta cultivar AM560-2 chromosome 13, M.esculenta_v8, whole genome shotgun sequence genome encodes:
- the LOC110629724 gene encoding dof zinc finger protein DOF5.7 has protein sequence MMSPNNLQGKQATKEDNQTSGNRKTAATRPQEQASKCPRCDSPNTKFCYYNNYSLTQPRHFCKTCRRYWTKGGALRNVPIGGGCRKSKKVKSSSRLSGDSKDSSVSSEIGGFKFFHGLSPAMDFNLGGLSFPRLNPSPSGLYNQLSSFGDISATSAAAISVTNPCFSLDPSGSSSASLMGFNYPISSPATGFSGAIQDMGGGSMNVHTNLASSIESLSSINQDLHWKLQQQRLAVLFGGEDQKDSSVSSVPIQSQAQKPQPILFQNLEISKPEVNGIGNSRREDGNGGDIATEWFFGNSFGQVTPTPATSNSNGNNNAAAGNWNGVQSWGDLHQCNGFP, from the coding sequence ATGATGTCCCCCAATAATCTTCAGGGAAAACAAGCCACCAAAGAAGATAACCAAACCTCCGGTAACCGGAAAACGGCAGCAACAAGGCCGCAAGAGCAGGCCTCCAAGTGTCCAAGATGCGACTCTCCCAATACAAAATTCTGCTACTACAACAATTATAGTCTAACGCAGCCTAGGCATTTTTGCAAGACTTGCAGAAGGTACTGGACTAAAGGAGGAGCCCTACGCAACGTTCCCATAGGCGGTGGCTGCAGGAAAAGCAAGAAGGTGAAATCATCTTCAAGGCTTTCTGGTGATTCCAAGGACTCCAGTGTGTCCTCAGAGATTGGTGGATTCAAGTTCTTTCATGGTCTCTCTCCAGCCATGGATTTTAATCTTGGTGGGTTATCATTTCCTAGGCTAAACCCTTCACCGAGTGGCCTATATAATCAGTTATCTTCATTTGGGGATATTTCTGCCACTTCTGCAGCTGCTATTAGTGTTACCAATCCTTGTTTCAGCCTTGATCCATCCGGAAGCTCGTCTGCTTCATTGATGGGATTCAATTATCCAATTTCTTCACCTGCAACTGGGTTTAGCGGTGCAATTCAGGATATGGGTGGTGGGTCGATGAATGTTCACACTAACCTTGCATCTTCAATCGAGTCTTTGAGTTCTATAAACCAAGATTTGCACTGGAAGTTGCAGCAGCAGAGATTAGCTGTGCTTTTTGGGGGAGAAGATCAGAAAGATAGCAGTGTTTCTTCAGTTCCCATCCAAAGCCAGGCACAGAAGCCTCAGCCCATTTTGTTTCAAAATCTTGAAATTTCAAAACCAGAAGTTAATGGTATTGGCAATTCAAGAAGAGAAGATGGAAATGGTGGTGACATAGCAACCGAGTGGTTCTTTGGAAATTCTTTTGGACAAGTGACTCCAACACCAGCGACCAGTAACAGCAATGGCAACAATAACGCAGCAGCTGGCAACTGGAACGGGGTTCAATCATGGGGTGATTTGCATCAATGTAATGGTTTTCCCTAG